The Panicum virgatum strain AP13 chromosome 3N, P.virgatum_v5, whole genome shotgun sequence genome includes the window GAGGGCGGTCACTCGCCACAGGGTCACCACCATTTCTCCCGAGTCCCCACACCCGAGAGTACGGACACTCTCCTACTCTGCCCGCCCCCCGCTCACGCCCGCCCACCCCAGCGGAGGCCAGATCAAACCCCACCGCCACCCCGCGCTCGTCGAGCtagccacgccgcccgccgggtccgcgaggaggaggaggaggagggggagatgaagcccaagagcctCCCGTTCATCGCGTTCGAGCACAAGCGGTGCGTCCCCTCGTTCCCCCGCCCCCGCTCCCGCCGCGCCGTGGCGgcgtcctccgccgcgcgccgatAGCTTCCGGCGAGTTCGGGTCCCTCCCCTCGGTCCCGCTGTGGAGGTTCCCGCTCGGCGGGTTCGGACGTGCTTGTTTTcgctcgccggggatctcggtcCGTTGCGGCGCGGGGATTTGTTTTGCTGGATTTTCCTTTTTGGTAATGCGGCGGGAAATTCCGCGCGCTTGTTTGCGCCGGAGGGCATCTGGCTTCCCTCCACGAttcggagggggaggaggtgttTAGCTTCATGTGAAATTGTTGGCGGAATTGCACGAATCGGGAGCTCTGCGGTCCACTGGCGTTTGTCTTTTCCAAAAGATCTGGGGTCTGTGGCCGTTTTCATGTGGCAGGAGCGGGCAGTTTCGGATTCGTTTTGGCAGGACTGCTTGTTCTGGAATTGCGTTGCGTATTTATCGAATCCGTGATGAATATGACTAGTTATAGCAGACATCTCTTCTGCTTTGAATCTGGGAGGGGACGCAAGTATAGATTCCTCGAAGTTTTTAGAGTAGATAGTTGCATTGTAGTTGGGAACCGTCTACACTCTTTTCTGACGTCGTGTGACTAAATCAGGGATGCATATGGCTTTGCTGTGCGGCCCCAGCACTTGCAGCGTTACAAGGAGTACGCAGGCATCTACAAGGTAGAAGATACTAGACAGCCCCCTGATTTTTTCATCTGCATTGTATGCTCTTGACACACTACACACCTTGTTGGTGCTGTACTtgcaggaggaagaggaggagagatCTGATAGATGGAAGCATTTTCTGGAGACGCAGCCTGAATCGTCTGCACAGGATGCTGGTGATAATGCTAAGGGTGGCGGTTCTGAGTCACTGCCAGAGAAGACATCAGCAGGGCCACGGAAGATCGAAATATGGACGCCAATTAGGAAGTCCCTTGGCAACATCGAGCAGATGATGAGCCTGCGTGTGGAGAAGAAGCAATATTCTGATGGAAAGCAGCAAGCAAATGATGGATCCCATCCCGTGAAAGTTGAAGAGGGCAAGTTGTCAGAGGACTCAGAAGACGAGTTCTATGATGTAGATAAGGTTGATCCTAGCCAAGAAGTGCATTCGGGGGATACTGGGAATGCTGATGTCGGAAGCAAGAGTCATGAAGAAACTTGCATTTCAAAGGAAGAGTTAGAGTGTCTGGTACATGGTGGACTACCAATGGCTTTGAGGGGAGAGGTGCAGTCTAAGCACTGaagccttttctttctttcttttatttttgatttattCAGCTCATTCAGCAGCTCTGTGCATTTCTGTTGACAGCTATGGCAAGCATTTGTTGGTACTGGAGCTCGTAGGGTAGAAGGGTATTATGATAGTCTTGCAGCAGAAGGTGAATCAGAAAATAACAAATGTTCAGATTCTTCAACCTCAGAAGCTATCCATGAAAAGTGGATAGGGCAAATAGAGAAGGTAGCTCTTTATGGACATTTTCATGTGGAATCATTTCTTTTTGGATACTTACTGCTGGAAAGTTTAAGACAGTTCAATCTGCACTTTGGTTCCTTATAGGACTTGCCCAGAACTTTTCCAGGTCATCCTGCTTTAGATGAGGATGGAAGAAATGCTTTGAGACGCATGCTTATAGCTTATGCTAAACACAACCCATCAGTTGGGTACTGTCAGGTAATTCTATCCGACAAATGGTCAGCCTCATTGTTGTCTTTTATGTTACCAAAATTCGATTGCTTGCTTCTTTGGATAACCGAAATGGCGAACCAATataatttttcctttttctgtaCTCATCACACCACAGAGGTGAATATAAAACCTAATCTTCTATGCTTCTGATGAATCTGAAATAACTACAACCTTTCTCAATCAATATTCTGGCATCCTGTATTGTTTTACCAACGTTTTAGATCAGACAGAAATCCAACATCTCTTATCATAGATTCATCAACTGAATACTGTAGGCGATGAACTTTTTTGCTGGTCTCTTGCTTCTATTGATGCCGGAGGAGAATGCATTTTGGTATGGCCCAAGACAATTTGTTGTATCCCATGTTATTGTTGGATCAAATAATCTATTAAATCCATCACTGGTGTATGTTACAGGACTTTGGTTGGAATTATCGATGACTACTTTGATGGCTACTTTTCTGAAGAAATGATTGAGTCACAGGTACTGCGAACTCGCCCAGTAATGTTTGTTTTGCATATTGGTGGTGCTTGGAGCCCCAAGTTCAATTCATCCTCCGAATTTCGGTTGTATTTCAGGTGGATCAGCTTGTTTTAGAGGACTTAGTCCGAGAGAAATTCCCTAAACTAGGTTAGCAACCTATCACGATTAAAATATAATTTTGGTGGCACACAACTCTTTCTGACCTAATGGAAAAGGAAAATCCAAGAATTACGGTTTAACATACTTCTTTTATGCAGCGAATCACCTGGATTATCTCGGACTTCAAGTTGCATGGGTTACTGGGCCGTGGTTCTTATCAATCTTCACAAATGTGCTTCCCTGGGAGAGTGGTTAGACTTTATTTGACATTATTTTCATCACTGAGTACTTGTAGAAGAACATTTTCTAAAAGTATATCTTAGCTAATGTAATTGTGTTACCTGCACAAAACAATTAACATCTATCATTCCAAACTATGCATTGCTTGTAATAGATGACTGAACAATCATGATCTCATGCAAAGGAAATATTGAAAACTAGATGACTTTGATCCTGGTCATTTGTAGGAGAGACTAAGTGGTAAGGGGTAAAGTTAGCACTCACTATATGGTTTGAAAGATAACTAGGCCTGCCTTAGATATTAGGGCATCTCTAGTGGTAGAGACCGGCCTCGATCTTAAGCTGGGACTGGGACCCATGTCGCATAAGGTCTCCCTCCCTTGTGTATCTGGCCGACACCTACCTTAAGATGGGCCCCgcacaaaaattaaaaaaaacatggCTTGACGTCGAGGCTCCCCTCCCCAGCATCCGTTTGGCCCACTACCTGCAGCAACTGTGGCAGAGAATTGATTTCTTTATTCATTAAGACCCGGCCACAAGTTTAAGGGCGGTCTCTATCACTTTTTGCCTAAGGTCGATCGTAAGGTCGACCGTGTAGTGTATAAGATCGATCCTAAGTTTCTTAAGACCCTCTTATTCCCAACACTACTGATGCCCTTAGTGGTAGTTATGGGATACCCAGGAGGCCAGGAACGCCATGTAAAACTCACTACTATGATTACTTATTAGGATCCTAGTTACATATATAAGCAATAAACCTGCTCAGTGTAGTGATCCCataaatatataattgaaaAAACTTTACATCACTTCTGAATATTATTAAACATTTCAGTTCTCCGTGTCTGGGATGTGCTTTTGTTCGATGGAAACAGAGTGATGCTGTTCCGGACAGCTCTTGCGCTACTGGAGTTCTATGGTACCAGGATATACATTTCCTTTGTTTCATTTTCCAAAAAGAATATAGTATTTGTAGTCAGCTGATACACAGCAAACAATTTCTGTCGACTGATGCCCGCATCAATTGTAGGTCCTGCACTTGTAACTACAAAAGATGCTGGTGATGCAGTTACCCTTTTGCAGTCTTTAGCTGGTTCCACTTTCGACAGCAGCCAGCTTGTCTTGACAGCTCGCATGGGATACCAATCCGTAGATGAAACAATATTGCAAGAGCTAAGTAATAAACACCGCCCATCTGTTATATCTGCAATGGAAGAAAGAGCGAAAGGTCTAGGTGCTTGGACGGACGCCAATGGTCTTGCATCAAAGCTGTATAACTTTAAACGTGACCCTGAACCACTGGTCTCATTAAGTGATTCAGCCGACCAATTGAGTGATGTGGGAGATGGGGATGCCAATCAAGAAAGTGATCCTGGAAACATGGATGATATGTATGGTGGCGTGACAGTCAATTCTGAGATTGATTCTTTGCCTGATCCAAAGGACCAGGTAACCTTCTCGATCATAGTCTCTAATTCCTCCTATCTTCTACACTTAAAAAGGGTTGTAATCTGTGGCACTGCCATATTCTTTTCCTTGTCCTTGGTCAAGTCTAGAGATTGTTGTAGTTCACCATCCCATGGTAGTAATGTTTAGTTTTAGCACCACAGGTTGCCTGGCTGAAGTTGGAATTATGCCGACTGCTAGAGGAGAGAAGATCAGCTGTTCTCAGGTCTGTTAATTCCTCTCCAAGTTTCCATTACTTATTTTTTCACAAGTTGCTGGAACCATTACTGGAGATATCACTTTTAAATTTCTCACCAGATGTAATTAGCAGTTAAATTGTAGAGTAATTAGTGCGATGGTAATGTTAAATGTTCTCTCCCTTTCCTTCTTTTTAATTGCTTCAGTGGGGACCAGTTTTTTGAGTAATATGAACTAAAGCTGCTTTTTTTTCCCCAACTCCTCTAACATCATTGCTGAAAATAAATCCATAATTCTTGACCTGGTTGACCACATACCTTGCATGAAATATGACAAGCTTATCAATTGTTTCTGGGAGCAATACAAGCAAACTATTCACTGCTGTTTATTTGCCAAGTTCTAGCTGTTGTACCTGTGTTGTGAAACTGTTACACACATGATCTCTTTACACAATACAATTGTGCCCTTTTAGCAgaatattttctttttagttgATATGTTCATTTTATTTATGTGTTTCCTTTATTCTTTCTGCCTTGCAGAGCTGATGAGCTAGAAACAGCGCTGATGGAAATGGTTAAGCAAGACAATAGGCGCCAATTAAGTGCAAAGGTATAGAATACTATACTGTTGTTTACAAAGAAGATATTCAGCAACGGAAATATCCAGAATTTAGATTGTATGGTACTACATACTACACTAGTACCCCCATTTCAGTATTTAACAATATAGGCTCACAACAGTCACGCGCACAGACCAAGCAATACGTCTAAGAACAGTAAACGAGAAATGTCACACATACTGACATGCCCCTATTAAATTGCATGCTATGGTCACTAAACCTCCTTCACGAATTAAATTAGTAGTAGAGGGTGGAGATGTTGCTATAACTGCACTCTTGCTTTCGTTTGTAAACATttatttgtgaattgtgatACTCAAAACTCCTGAGTAAAAAGTCATATACGGAGTACCGTTGAGCTCATTGTTGCCAATTCCACATAAATCACTTCTAACTATGTTTAGCTTGTATTCCTAAAGTATGAATATATAAGTATCGTTCTATAATTGTGAAGTACAAATTACTATTTGATTTTTTAAGGAATCATTCAGCAAATTCATCATAATTTATTTTATGAGCTAAAGACTTCTTGTTTTCTTGGGCCAAAGAACTGTGAAAATATTTTCACTTTTGTTTTTCAGGTTGAGCAGTTGGAACAAGAAATATCTGAACTAAGACAGGCCCTGTCAGACAAGCAGGAACAAGAGGAAGCAATGTTTCAGGTACAGTTGGTGTCTGCACCTTCATCTAAATGCATTTTCCTACTACTGCACATCCACTAACCAGGAATCTTGTTAAAGGTCCTGATGCGTGTAGAACAAGAACTGAAAATTGCAGAGGAAGCTCGCATCTCGGCCGAGCAGGATGCTGCCGCTCAGAGATACGCTGCTAATGTTCTACAGGTTAATCATTGACTTAATCTATTGCCAACACCAGCTTTATCATTTTATGCATCAGCTATTTCCCCCGCTGTATAGCTTGCAAAAAATCTCTCGGTAAGGTTGAAATTGAAAAATTGGCCTTGTTCAGAAATTAACTGGGTTTCGTTGGAAATCTGTGAATTGGTTCAGCTCCTTTACCTTTTTGTAAAGGACTGTTTAATGGTACTGTTCCCCATTTATCCACTATATATGTACTTTTCTTTCTTAGATATTAAAAAACTCAACTTTGTTGTGAAAAAGGAAAAACTGGACGGCTTCCACAGTACAGTCCTGAACCCTGCTTTCAATTTGCAACCATCACATTATTTGCTTTAAGATATTAGATATCCTTTTCAGAAAGAGGTCTCTAATTTATAAAAAcatcctcctttttctttttcttttctcatttcCATTGTTCAAACTATACCTGTTGTTTGGTATCTCATTGCTGAGTCCCAAGTTCATACCCACGTCAAATGGCTAGCGTATGGATAGGAATTCATGTACCCATGTGAAAAAGAGTTGGTTATGGATAATTCCCATTGAAATAGGGCATGAGGAGGGTTTATTCCCCATTTGCGACTTCGCATCCATCCCCAGTTACGAACATGTGGTGGCAAGTAGGAACATCTTGGCCCCTCCCTGACTGGCATCCATGTCTCAGTTCGCTGAGGTCGTGGCCACCATTTCCTTCAGCCTGGTTGCCCTCGCTTGCATCAAGCTCGACAACACGGCAGCTCGTATGTTGCTGTGATTGGTGTCCGCCTTCTCGGTATCAACTGCTGAGCTGCCATGTTGCCAGCCTCAAGGCCTCTACTGGTTAATAAGCTCGTCACAGCTCTCCAGGTCCGTTGAGCTGCCATTCACTCCATTCTCCATGCTGCACCTTTTGAAGTCACAATCCAATGGATAGAATATGAGATGGCTCAGGTTAAAAGAATATGACCTGAATGACCCGGCACACGGCCGCCCACCTGTCATCATGCATGCTACTTGTGTTGCTCAGCTATTTGCTGGATGGACAACAGCAGCCATCGGTGATCGGGATGCATAGTATAGC containing:
- the LOC120665210 gene encoding TBC1 domain family member 10B-like; this encodes MKPKSLPFIAFEHKRDAYGFAVRPQHLQRYKEYAGIYKEEEEERSDRWKHFLETQPESSAQDAGDNAKGGGSESLPEKTSAGPRKIEIWTPIRKSLGNIEQMMSLRVEKKQYSDGKQQANDGSHPVKVEEGKLSEDSEDEFYDVDKVDPSQEVHSGDTGNADVGSKSHEETCISKEELECLVHGGLPMALRGELWQAFVGTGARRVEGYYDSLAAEGESENNKCSDSSTSEAIHEKWIGQIEKDLPRTFPGHPALDEDGRNALRRMLIAYAKHNPSVGYCQAMNFFAGLLLLLMPEENAFWTLVGIIDDYFDGYFSEEMIESQVDQLVLEDLVREKFPKLANHLDYLGLQVAWVTGPWFLSIFTNVLPWESVLRVWDVLLFDGNRVMLFRTALALLEFYGPALVTTKDAGDAVTLLQSLAGSTFDSSQLVLTARMGYQSVDETILQELSNKHRPSVISAMEERAKGLGAWTDANGLASKLYNFKRDPEPLVSLSDSADQLSDVGDGDANQESDPGNMDDMYGGVTVNSEIDSLPDPKDQVAWLKLELCRLLEERRSAVLRADELETALMEMVKQDNRRQLSAKVEQLEQEISELRQALSDKQEQEEAMFQVLMRVEQELKIAEEARISAEQDAAAQRYAANVLQEKYEEAMATLTQMENRAVMAETMLEATLQYQSSQQKALSPCPSPRTSMLDASPSQASQTSSQEFQPRRKNLLGQFSLSWRDKNKEKQNIADDYTNTKFNNNNDETVETSSKDDEKQRETLEIDSEQTTESTEEDGKLRAEMPEKDNELPGVQIATSNLNGQHEQMQEIKLD